Below is a window of Streptomyces qaidamensis DNA.
GGCACGGCAGCCGGGCTCGACCGGGCCGCGCTGCACAGCCAGTTGGCGGCCGCCCTCTCCGTGGTGCTGCACCTGGTGCGCGACCGGGCCGGGCGGCGGCGGATCGCCGAGGTGCACGTGCTGGAGCGGGACCCCTCGGGCCTGGTGCGGACGGTGCCGGCGCTGCGGTGGGGAGCGGAGGCCTTCGTGCGTGAGCGGGGGTGGGAGCGGCTGCGGGGGCTGCTTCGGGGCGGGGCGAGCGGGAGCGGACCGGGTGAGGCCGGCGTGGAGGGGGCGGGTCATGACGGGGGTGCCTGAGATGTCGATGGGTGCGGCCGTGGCGTGCGTGGGGGCGGCTGTCTGGCTGCTGGGTGAGCGTCAGGAGGCTGCGCGGCGGGCGCGGCTGCTGCTCGCGAGCGGCGAAGCCGCGGGGAGCGGGCCGCCCGGGTGGCGGCGGACGGCCGGTGAACTGCGGCACGTCCGTGGGCGGCTGCGGCCCGAGTGGTGGTCACCGGTGGCCGGGCTGGTCCTGGCGGTGCTCGGCGCGTCGGTCCTGCCGGCCGTCCTGGGTGCGGCCGGGGTGCCGTTGCTGCGGCGGGTCCGGCTGGCCGGCCGGGCGCGGCGGGACAGGGAGCGCCGGGCCGACGCGGTGGTCGCCTTGTGCGGAGCGCTCGCCGGTGAGGTGCGGGCCGGACGCCAGCCGGGTGAGGCGCTGTTGCGGGCCGCCCGGGACTGCGGCGGACTCGCGGACGCGCAGGCGACGGTGCTGGCGGCGGCCCGGTTCGGCGGTGACGTGCCGGACGCGCTCGCTGCGGCGGCCCGGCAGCCGGGTGCCGAGGGGCTGCGGGGACTGGCGGCGTGCTGGCGGGTCGCCGTGGACCAGGGTGCCGGGCTCGCCGCCGGACTCGACCGGCTGGCCGCCGCTCTGCGCGCCGAACGGGACCAGCGGTCCGATCTGCGGGCCCAGTTGGCGGGGGCACGGGCCACGGCGGTGATGCTCGCCGGGCTGCCCGCCCTGGGGCTGCTCATCGGCACCGCCCTCGGGGCCGATCCCCTGCACGTCCTGCTGCACACCGGGGCGGGGCTGGGCTGCCTGGCGGCAGGCGGGGTGCTGGAGGGCCTGGGGCTGTGGTGGGTGCAGCGGATCGTGCGGGGCGCGGAGGAGGCGCCATGAGCAGCGGAGAAGTTGTCCACAGGCTGGGGGTGGCCTTGGGGATCGTGCTGGCCTGCGGATGGCCGGCACGGTGGGTGGTGGAGGCGCGACGCCGCCGGAGGATGCGCCGGCGCCTGGCCGGGCTGCCGGGGGTTCGGGAAGCGGCTGTTCCCGTCCCACGGCGGGCATGGCGCGGGGCCGTGCGGACGTGGCTGGCCCCTGTGGGCGTGGCCTGCGCCGGATGGGTGCTTGCCGGAGGCCTCACCGGCGCTGCGGTGGGACTGGTGGGCGCGGTGGGCTTGTGGCGGTGGCGGCTCAGGCAGGAGACGGCCGGCGCGGACCCTGGGGCACCCGACCTCGCCGAGGCTGCGCGCCAACTGCCCTTGGCCGCCGACCTGCTGGCCGCCTGCATCGCGGCGGGCGCCGGCCCGGTGATCGCCGCGCAGGCGGTGGGTGAGGCCTTGGGCGGCCCTGTCGGCGATGCGCTCGCCCGGGGTTCGGCGGAGGTACGGCTGGGCGGCGAACCGGGCTCGGCCTGGCGGACGTTGGCTGCCGTCCCGGGTGCCGGAGGTCTGGCCCGGCTGCTGGAACGGGCCGATGTGTCCGGACTGCCCGCCGCGGTACCGGTCGCGCGGCTCGCCGCGGAGGCCCGGGCCGACTGGGGCCGTGCCGCGACGGCTCGGGCCCGGCGGGCGGGCGTGATGGTCAGTGCGCCGGTCGGGCTGTGCTTCCTGCCCGCGTTCATCGCGGTCGGCGTGCTGCCCGTGGTGATCGGCCTCGCGGGCGGCGTGCTCGGAGGGGGTGGTGGATGACGCGGCGACCGACCGGAAGCAGTGAGCAGTGAGCAACAGGAGTTCGGACTCTTTCCCACGGGGGTTGAGATGTATCAGACGGTACGGGCACGGCTGTGTGCCCTGGTGTGCGGGATGCGTGCGGCGCGGAGGGACGCGGGGATGGTGACCTCCGAGTACGCGATGGGAATCGTCGCGGCGGTGGCGTTCGCGGTGGTGCTCTACAAGGTCGTCACGAGCGGCCCGGTCAGCGCGGAGCTGCAGAACATCGTGAAGGAAGCCCTCAATGCGCGGATGTGAGCGGGGCGCGGACCGGGGGTTCGTCACGGCGGAGTCGGCCGTGGTGCTGCCCGTTCTGGTGATGTTCGCGATGGCGCTGGTGTGGGGGCTGCTGGTCGTGGCCGCGCAGATCCAGTGCGTGGACGCGGCGCGGACGGGCGCGCGTGCGGCGGCCCGGCAGGACCCGCCCGGGGCGGTCGTGAAGCTGACCCGCGAGGCGGCGCCGCCGGGCGCGAAGGTGACCGTCAGCCGGGACGCGGAGCACGTCCGGGTGGTTGTCGTGGCCGAGCCGCCGGTGCTGCGCGGTCTGTCCTTCGCCGTGCGTGAGGAGGCCGTGGCGTCGGCCGAGGAGGCGGTGGGGCCGTGAGACGGGGCCGAAGGAATGCCGAGGGGGGCCGGGCATCGGCCGCTGTCCGGTGCGCCGGCTCGGGCCGGGGTTCCGTCGACGCCGAGCAGGGCGTTCGGGGGTTCGTCCCGGGCCGGGGGCCCGTCGGCGTCCGGAGGGTCGGCTCGGGCCGTGGGTCCACAGCCATCCGGAGCGTCCGCCCGGACCGAGGGTCCGCCAGCGTCTGGAGTGTCGGGGTGATCGCCGTCCTGTGCGTGGTGTTCGGTGTCGTTCTCGCGCTCGGCCAGGCCGTCGTCATCCGCCATCGTGCGGCGGGCGGTGCGGATCTCGCGGCGCTCGCCGCGGCGGACCACTGGGCGGAGGGTGGCACGGCTGCCTGTGCCCGGGCCGGCCGGGTGGCCCGGGCACAGGGCGTGCGGCTCGTGCGGTGTGAGGTCGCCGGGGAGATCTCGGACGTGACGGCGGCGTCGGGTCGCGGGCCCTTCACCGCGGAGGTCAGGGCCCGGGCGGGGCCTCCGACGGGTCTGCTGGATCCTCCGGAGCCTGCTCAGGTGCCTCGTCCGCCGTCTCCTTCTCCTCGGGAGCCCCCTCCAGCAGCACCGTGAGGAGCCGCACGGCCCCCCTCTTGTGCAGCGGGTCGTTGCCGTTGCCGCACTTGGGGGACTGGATGCAGGACGGGCAGCCGGCATCGCACTCACAGGAGGCGATGGCCTGGCGGGTGGCGGTCAGCCAGGTGCGGGCGGTGTGGAAGGCACGCTCCGCGAAGCCCGCGCCACCCGGATGGCCGTCGTAGACGAAGACCGTGGGCAGGAGCGTGTCGGGGTGGAGCGGGATCGACACGCCGCCGATGTCCCAGCGGTCGCAGGTCGCGAAGAGGGGCAGCAGACCGATCGACGCGTGTTCGGCGGCGTGCAGGGAGCCGCCGAGGATCTCCGGGTTGATCCGGGCCCGGTCCAGCTGGTCCTCGGTGACGGTCCACCACACGGCGCGGGTGCGCAGTGTACGGGGAGGGAGGTCGAGTTTGGTCTCACCGAGCACTTCACCGGTGATGAGCCGTCTGCGGAGGTAGGAGACGACCTGGTTGGTGACCTCGACGGAGCCGAAGCAGAGGCGGCCGTCACCCCAGGGGATCTCGACGTCCGTCTCCAGGACGGAGATCGACGTCGTGTCGCGGGCGACCGTGGAGTAGGGCGGCGCGGCCTCCTCGACGAGGGCGACGGAGTCCTCCAGGTCCAGCGACCGCACCAGGTACGTGCGGCCCTGGTGGAGGTGGACCGCCCCCTCGTGCACCGTCGAGTGCGCGGCGCCGGCGTCGACCGTGCCGAGCAGCCGGCCCGTGCCGGTCTCGACGACCTGGACCGGGCGTCCCCCCTCACCGCGGATGTCGGTCAGGTCGGCGGCGCGTTCGCGGCGGGTCCAGTGCCAGGCCCGGGTGCGGCGGCGCAGCAGCTTCGCTGCCTCCAGCTGTGGCAGGAGGCCCTCGCCCGCCGGGCCGAACAGGTCGAGGTCCTCGTCCGTCAGGGGCAGCTCGGCGGCGGCCGCGCACAGGTGCGGGGCCAGCACGTAGGGGTTGTCCGGGTCGAGGACGGTCGATTCGACGGGCTGGTCGAACAGGGCCTCGGGGTGGTGGACGAGGAAGGTGTCCAGCGGGTCGTCGCGGGCCACCAGGACGGCCAGGGCGCCCTGCCCGGACCGTCCGGCCCGGCCCGCCTGCTGCCACAGGGAGGCGCGTGTGCCCGGGTAGCCGGCGATGACGACCGCGTCGAGGCCGGAGATGTCGATGCCGAGTTCGAGGGCGTTCGTCGCGGCGAGGCCCAGGAGTTCACCCGAATGGAGGGCCTGTTCGAGAGCGCGGCGCTCCTCGGGGAGATAGCCGCCCCGGTACGCCGCGACACGCCCGGCCAGCGACCGGTCGACCTCGGCCAGACGCTCCTGGGAGATGACCGAGATCAGTTCGGCGCCGCGCCGGGAGCGGACGAAGGCGACCGAGCGCACGCCCTGCACGGTGAGGTCGGTGAGCAGGTCGGCGGCCTCGGCGGTGGCCGTGCGGCGAACGGGGGCGCCCTTCTCGCCGTGCAGCTCGGTCAGCGGCGGTTCCCAGAGGGCGAAGACCAGTTCGCCGCGCGGGGAGGCGTCGTCGGACACCTCCAGCACCGGCACACCCGTCAGCCGGCGGGCTGCCACCGCGGGCTCGGCGGCGGTCGCGGAGGCCAGCAGGAACACGGGCGACGCGCCGTAGCGGGCGCACAGCCGGCGCAGCCTGCGCAGCACCTGTGCCACGTGCGAGCCGAAGACACCCCGGTAGGTGTGGCACTCGTCGATGACGACGTACTTCAGCGACTTCAGGAAGGAGGACCAGCGGGGGTGGGACGGCAGGATGCCGCGGTGCAGCATGTCCGGGTTGGTCAGGACGTAGTTGCCGTACTGGCGGATCCACTCGCGTTCCTCGAACGGAGTATCGCCGTCGTACACGGCAGCGCGGACGGAATGACCCAGCGGATGTGAAAGTTCCTTCACGGAACGGCACTGGTCCGCCGCGAGAGCCTTGGTGGGAGCCAGGTAGAGGGTGGTCGCGCCGCGGCCGTTCGGAGCCTCCGCGCCCTCCACGAGGGCGGACAGGACCGGCACGAGGTAGGCCAGGGACTTGCCGGAGGCCGTGCCGGTGGCGACGACGACCGAATCGCCGTCCAGGGCGTGCTCGGCGGCGCGTGCCTGGTGGGCCCAGGGATGCTCGATGCCCGCGGCTCGCACGGCCGCGACGACCTCCGCGCGGATCCGGTCCGGCCAGACGGCATGCCGACCCTCACGTGGGGGCAAGTGCTCCGTATGAGTAATGCGCGAAGCCCTGCCCGGACCGGACGCGAGCCGGTCCAGGACCGCATCCGGCGCGGGTCGGGGGGCGGGGTCCGTCCGGGTTCGATCGGATCGGTGATTCTTGGCCATCGGCACCGAGTGTGTCACTGGCGTGACGGACAATGGAGCCAAGGCGTCGTGCACGCCTGCCGGTAAGTGATTGAATGCCATCGCGGCTGGCGAAGCGTCCAGGGGCTGAAGCCGAATGCCCCTAGGGCGACCGCTCGATAGCAAGGTGCTGGAGGATCCGTGGACCTGTCCCTGTCGACCGAGACCATGGGCGATCGCACGATCGTCAGGGTCGGTGGCGAAATCGACGTATATACCGCGCCCAAGCTGCGCGAGCAGTTGGTCGAGCTGGTGAACGACGGCAGTTTCCACCTTGTCGTCGACATGGAGGGCGTGGACTTCCTCGACTCCACCGGACTCGGCGTACTGGTCGGCGGCCTGAAGCGCGTGCGTGCCCATGAGGGCTCCCTGCGCCTGGTCTGCAACCAGGAGCGCATTCTGAAGATTTTCCGTATCACAGGCCTCACCAAGGTGTTCCCGATTCACACCTCGGTCGAGGAAGCGGTTGCGGCCACCGACTGACACCGGACCCGGGCCATGCGCCCGGGCCGGCCGTCGTTCGGCAGAAGTGAAGACCGAGGGGGCCCGGGCTTTCGGCGGCCCGGAGCCTCCCGACAGCACGCCCGTAGTTGCGAGGGGGATGCATGGCCACCGTTGAGCTCCGCTTCAGCGCGCTGCCCGAGCACGTCAGGACCGCCCGGCTGGTGGCGGCAGCGGTGGCGCGCAGGGCCGGAGTGGACGAGGCCGTCCTCGACGAGGTCAGGCTCGCCGTCGGCGAGGCATGCAGCCGGGCCGTCGGGCTGCACCAGACCGGCGGGATCTCGGCACCGGTGAAGGTGCTGCTGATCGAGGAGGAGAAGCAGTTCTCCATCGAGGTCGGCGACGAGGTCCCGCACGCGGTGGCCGGCGAGGGTGGCGCCGGTCCCGGCGACCCCGACGCTGAGACCGACGAGGACGAAATGGGCCTCGCGGTCATCAGCGGACTCGTCGACGACGTCGAGGTCAGCGCGGGAGAGCACGGCGGGCTGATCAAGATGACCTGGCCGACCACGCCGCCGCCGACGATCCTGGTCTGACCCCGCCACCGCACACCGTTCGTCCGAAGGGCCCCGCCACCCGTGGGGCCCTTCGTCATGTGCGGGTGTCAGTGCTCGCCTTTACAGTAGTTCCTGTGCCGTTCATCGCGTGAATTCGTTCACGATCATTCGCGCGCTCTCCGGCAGTCTCGGAATGCTTTCAGGGCATTACCCCGGAAGTCCAATTCCGTTTATCGCGCTCTGTTTTGATCAGGTTCCGGTACCTACAATCCCGTCCACATCTTGAGCTCAGCCCAAGCGTCAAGGAGGACGAATGGCGGGGCTTTCCCTCTCACAACAGTCGGGCCATCCCACCGACCTCGCAGCCGCCGTACTGACCGATGGCAACCGCGTCCTCATCGTGGTCATCGCGGTCGTCGCACTGGCGGCCCTGGTGCTCGCGGGGGTCCTGGTGCGCCAGGTACTCGCGGCCGGCGAGGGCACCGACAGCATGAAGAAGATCGCGGTGGCGATCCAGGAAGGCGCCAACGCCTATCTGGCACGTCAGCTGCGCACGCTCGGCGTATTCGCCGTGGTCGTGTTCTTCCTGCTCATGCTGCTGCCCGCGGACGACTGGAGTCAGCGTGCCGGACGTTCGGTGTTCTTTCTGATCGGAGCGGCGTTCTCGGCGGCCACCGGCTATATCGGCATGTGGCTCGCCGTACGCAGCAATGTGCGTGTCGCCGCGGCGGCGCGTGAAGCCACCCCGGCGGATGGCGAGCCGGAAAAGGATCTGACCACCGTTTCGCACAAGGCGATGAAGATCGCCTTTCGCACGGGCGGCGTGGTCGGCATGTTCACGGTGGGCCTCGGCCTGCTCGGCGCCTCCTGCGTGGTGCTCGTCTACGCGGCCGACGCGCCGAAGGTGCTCGAAGGTTTCGGCCTCGGGGCCGCGCTGATCGCGATGTTCATGCGTGTCGGCGGTGGCATCTTCACCAAGGCGGCCGACGTCGGCGCCGACCTGGTCGGCAAGGTCGAACAGGGCATTCCGGAGGACGACCCGCGCAATGCCGCGACCATCGCCGACAACGTGGGCGACAACGTCGGAGACTGCGCGGGCATGGCGGCCGACCTCTTCGAGTCGTACGCCGTGACCCTGGTCGCCGCGCTGATCCTCGGATCGGCGGCCTTCGGCGACGCCGGGCTCGGCTTCCCGCTGCTCGTGCCGGCGATCGGTGTGATCACCGCCATGATCGGCATCTTCGCGGTCGCGCCCAGGCGCGCCGACCGCAGCGGCATGAGCGCCATCAACCGCGGATTCTTCATCTCCGCGGTGATCTCGCTGGTGCTGGTGGCGGTGGCCGTCTTCGTCTACCTGCCGGGGAAGTACTCCGAGCTCGACGGGGTCACCGACGCCGCGATCCTGGGCAAGGACGGCGACCCGCGGGTCCTCGCGCTCGTCGCGGTGGCGATCGGCATCCTGCTCGCCGCCGTGATCCAGCAACTGACCGGCTACTTCACCGAGACCACCCGCAGGCCTGTGCGGGACATCGGCAAGAGTTCGCTCACCGGCCCGGCCACCGTCGTCCTCGCCGGCATCTCCGTGGGTCTCGAATCCGCCGTCTACACCGCCCTGTTGATCGGCCTCGGTGTGTACGGGGCGTTCCTGCTCGGTGGTACGTCGATCATGTTGGCCCTGTTCGCGGTGGCGCTGGCCGGCACCGGCCTGCTCACCACGGTCGGTGTGATCGTCGCGATGGACACCTTCGGGCCGGTCTCCGACAACGCGCAGGGCATCGCGGAGATGTCCGGCGACGTCGAGGGCGCGGGCGCGCAGGTGCTCACCAATCTGGACGCGGTCGGCAACACCACCAAGGCGATCACCAAGGGCATCGCGATCGCCACGGCCGTGCTCGCGGCGGCGGCGCTGTTCGGGTCGTACCGCGACGCGATCATCACCGGCGCCCGGGACGTCGGCGAGAAACTCAGCGGGGAGGGCGCCCCGATGAGCCTGATGATGGACATCTCGCAGCCCAACAACCTCGTGGGTCTCATCGCCGGCGCGGCGGTCGTCTTCCTCTTCTCGGGGCTGGCGATCAACGCCGTGTCGCGGTCGGCGGGTTCCGTGGTCTACGAGGTGCGGCGGCAGTTCCGCGAGAGGCCCGGGATCATGGACTACACCGAGAAACCGGAGTACGGCAAGGTCGTCGACATCTGTACCAAGGACGCCCTGCGCGAGCTCGCCACGCCTGGTCTGCTGGCCGTGTTGGCGCCCATCTTCATCGGGTTCACGCTCGGCGTCGGAGCGCTCGGCGCGTTCCTGGCGGGCGCGATCGGCGCGGGCACGCTGATGGCGGTGTTCCTCGCCAACTCCGGTGGCGCCTGGGACAACGCCAAGAAACTCGTCGAGGACGGCCACCACGGCGGCAAGGGCAGTGAGGCCCACGCGGCGACCGTGATCGGAGACACGGTCGGCGACCCCTTCAAGGACACCGCGGGTCCCGCCATCAACCCGCTGCTGAAGGTCATGAACCTGGTGTCGCTGCTCATCGCGCCGGCGGTGATCAAGTTCTCCTACGGCCCGGACAAGAGCATCGGAGTGCGGATTCTGATCGCCGTCCTCGCGTTCCTCGTGATCGCAGGGGCGGTGTACGTGTCAAAGCGGCGCGGCATCGCCATGGGTGACGAAGACAACGCCGGGACCGCACCCAAGTCGGCCGATCCGGCAGTGGTTTCGTAGGGAGGTTTCCGAGCCC
It encodes the following:
- a CDS encoding type II secretion system F family protein, giving the protein MTGVPEMSMGAAVACVGAAVWLLGERQEAARRARLLLASGEAAGSGPPGWRRTAGELRHVRGRLRPEWWSPVAGLVLAVLGASVLPAVLGAAGVPLLRRVRLAGRARRDRERRADAVVALCGALAGEVRAGRQPGEALLRAARDCGGLADAQATVLAAARFGGDVPDALAAAARQPGAEGLRGLAACWRVAVDQGAGLAAGLDRLAAALRAERDQRSDLRAQLAGARATAVMLAGLPALGLLIGTALGADPLHVLLHTGAGLGCLAAGGVLEGLGLWWVQRIVRGAEEAP
- a CDS encoding type II secretion system F family protein, whose protein sequence is MSSGEVVHRLGVALGIVLACGWPARWVVEARRRRRMRRRLAGLPGVREAAVPVPRRAWRGAVRTWLAPVGVACAGWVLAGGLTGAAVGLVGAVGLWRWRLRQETAGADPGAPDLAEAARQLPLAADLLAACIAAGAGPVIAAQAVGEALGGPVGDALARGSAEVRLGGEPGSAWRTLAAVPGAGGLARLLERADVSGLPAAVPVARLAAEARADWGRAATARARRAGVMVSAPVGLCFLPAFIAVGVLPVVIGLAGGVLGGGGG
- a CDS encoding DUF4244 domain-containing protein, with the protein product MYQTVRARLCALVCGMRAARRDAGMVTSEYAMGIVAAVAFAVVLYKVVTSGPVSAELQNIVKEALNARM
- a CDS encoding TadE family type IV pilus minor pilin yields the protein MRGCERGADRGFVTAESAVVLPVLVMFAMALVWGLLVVAAQIQCVDAARTGARAAARQDPPGAVVKLTREAAPPGAKVTVSRDAEHVRVVVVAEPPVLRGLSFAVREEAVASAEEAVGP
- a CDS encoding Rv3654c family TadE-like protein — translated: MRSVRPDRGSASVWSVGVIAVLCVVFGVVLALGQAVVIRHRAAGGADLAALAAADHWAEGGTAACARAGRVARAQGVRLVRCEVAGEISDVTAASGRGPFTAEVRARAGPPTGLLDPPEPAQVPRPPSPSPREPPPAAP
- a CDS encoding DEAD/DEAH box helicase, with translation MAFNHLPAGVHDALAPLSVTPVTHSVPMAKNHRSDRTRTDPAPRPAPDAVLDRLASGPGRASRITHTEHLPPREGRHAVWPDRIRAEVVAAVRAAGIEHPWAHQARAAEHALDGDSVVVATGTASGKSLAYLVPVLSALVEGAEAPNGRGATTLYLAPTKALAADQCRSVKELSHPLGHSVRAAVYDGDTPFEEREWIRQYGNYVLTNPDMLHRGILPSHPRWSSFLKSLKYVVIDECHTYRGVFGSHVAQVLRRLRRLCARYGASPVFLLASATAAEPAVAARRLTGVPVLEVSDDASPRGELVFALWEPPLTELHGEKGAPVRRTATAEAADLLTDLTVQGVRSVAFVRSRRGAELISVISQERLAEVDRSLAGRVAAYRGGYLPEERRALEQALHSGELLGLAATNALELGIDISGLDAVVIAGYPGTRASLWQQAGRAGRSGQGALAVLVARDDPLDTFLVHHPEALFDQPVESTVLDPDNPYVLAPHLCAAAAELPLTDEDLDLFGPAGEGLLPQLEAAKLLRRRTRAWHWTRRERAADLTDIRGEGGRPVQVVETGTGRLLGTVDAGAAHSTVHEGAVHLHQGRTYLVRSLDLEDSVALVEEAAPPYSTVARDTTSISVLETDVEIPWGDGRLCFGSVEVTNQVVSYLRRRLITGEVLGETKLDLPPRTLRTRAVWWTVTEDQLDRARINPEILGGSLHAAEHASIGLLPLFATCDRWDIGGVSIPLHPDTLLPTVFVYDGHPGGAGFAERAFHTARTWLTATRQAIASCECDAGCPSCIQSPKCGNGNDPLHKRGAVRLLTVLLEGAPEEKETADEAPEQAPEDPADPSEAPPGP
- the bldG gene encoding anti-sigma factor antagonist BldG; the encoded protein is MDLSLSTETMGDRTIVRVGGEIDVYTAPKLREQLVELVNDGSFHLVVDMEGVDFLDSTGLGVLVGGLKRVRAHEGSLRLVCNQERILKIFRITGLTKVFPIHTSVEEAVAATD
- a CDS encoding ATP-binding protein; the encoded protein is MATVELRFSALPEHVRTARLVAAAVARRAGVDEAVLDEVRLAVGEACSRAVGLHQTGGISAPVKVLLIEEEKQFSIEVGDEVPHAVAGEGGAGPGDPDAETDEDEMGLAVISGLVDDVEVSAGEHGGLIKMTWPTTPPPTILV
- a CDS encoding sodium-translocating pyrophosphatase produces the protein MAGLSLSQQSGHPTDLAAAVLTDGNRVLIVVIAVVALAALVLAGVLVRQVLAAGEGTDSMKKIAVAIQEGANAYLARQLRTLGVFAVVVFFLLMLLPADDWSQRAGRSVFFLIGAAFSAATGYIGMWLAVRSNVRVAAAAREATPADGEPEKDLTTVSHKAMKIAFRTGGVVGMFTVGLGLLGASCVVLVYAADAPKVLEGFGLGAALIAMFMRVGGGIFTKAADVGADLVGKVEQGIPEDDPRNAATIADNVGDNVGDCAGMAADLFESYAVTLVAALILGSAAFGDAGLGFPLLVPAIGVITAMIGIFAVAPRRADRSGMSAINRGFFISAVISLVLVAVAVFVYLPGKYSELDGVTDAAILGKDGDPRVLALVAVAIGILLAAVIQQLTGYFTETTRRPVRDIGKSSLTGPATVVLAGISVGLESAVYTALLIGLGVYGAFLLGGTSIMLALFAVALAGTGLLTTVGVIVAMDTFGPVSDNAQGIAEMSGDVEGAGAQVLTNLDAVGNTTKAITKGIAIATAVLAAAALFGSYRDAIITGARDVGEKLSGEGAPMSLMMDISQPNNLVGLIAGAAVVFLFSGLAINAVSRSAGSVVYEVRRQFRERPGIMDYTEKPEYGKVVDICTKDALRELATPGLLAVLAPIFIGFTLGVGALGAFLAGAIGAGTLMAVFLANSGGAWDNAKKLVEDGHHGGKGSEAHAATVIGDTVGDPFKDTAGPAINPLLKVMNLVSLLIAPAVIKFSYGPDKSIGVRILIAVLAFLVIAGAVYVSKRRGIAMGDEDNAGTAPKSADPAVVS